The sequence below is a genomic window from Tenacibaculum tangerinum.
CGAGTTGGCTACCTGTACACTTTAAAAATCATAACTGTGACTTAACTAAACTGGAGAGTCTTAAAATCACCATTTGGACTGACTTTAAGAACACCTTGCCACATGAACAAAATAAGCAAGATAGAGTTTTCGAAGTATCAGCATTTACTATATGGAAAGCGGACGGTAGAAAAGAAGAAATAATTGAGATAAGTCAATCCCAGGTAATACCAAAGAAATTCGTAGGAATAGAAAAGATGCCCAGAATGACTGAAATGAATTAAAAAAAACGCCCTACAACAACACCTATACGCAATGCCCTTCGGGACACTGCGCATAGCCAAACCGTTACCTGCAAGCTAAAACTGAAAAATGCCCGAAAGATTAATTTCAAATTCTAAAAGTTCAAATCAAAATATTTTGAGAATATACTCGTATGTTAAGAAACATATAGAATCAGAAACTTGGGAATCAAAGGAAAATATAAAATTACATTCTTTACTAATGGAACTTTCCGAGAATGATTGGAATTCACTTGTCGCTGACTTTTCCAATTGGAGTGAATTAGAACAGAACATTGTATCTGATTGTGTCGCTTATGGAATAGATGGTGTATATGAGCTAAAGTACGCTAACGAAAAAAGACTTTTAGCCCAAAAATTATATTCCAGAATGCAAAATGGATTTTCACATCCTGAAATCAAAAAATGGAAAAAAAAATATAAAGTACATTCTAAAACTAAAAGCCAAAATCCACGAGTTTTATATGTTTATGACATTCTATTGAAAAATGAATACAGAGATAGCGATTATTGGGCATTGGGCGGAGGAAGCCAAGAAATTCAGAATAAGCTAAATAGTTTTTCCGACAAGGATTGGGAAGACTTAAAACAAGATATCATTAATTGGAGTGATGACGATAGAGATATTTTAATTGAATCAGTGGCATTTGGATTTGACAGAATGTTCACCCCTTATTTAAAAAATGAGATGATTTCAAGAGCAGGAAAGTTCCTTTTAGACCTTTTTATTTTAAATATTGGAGACAGAAATGAAATAGTATATTTTTCTTTTTTTATCGCTCAATCAGATTTGAACAGCCTACGAGATTTAGAAACATTACGAAAGTGGCTAGAAGCTAATGGATACGAAAATGAGAATTGGCAGAAATCAGAAATTAACCCGTTGAAGAATGTAGAAGAAGCTATAAAGAAAGCCAGCAGGCAACAACGGTAGCTGATGCACAACCACCAAATTTTAAAAAATGGAATTCATTTGAAAGCTATGTAAGGGCTTTATTTAGAACGAAGCCAAAATTTAACTCCTTATTTTGCTTTTTTTCTGAGCTTAAAACGAGATTTATTAAGTGATATCGTACGTTTTTTAACCAAAACACAAAAGCAACCGCTTTGGCCTCAGTTTTAGTAGGTTTACCCAAGAATTTTAATAGTTTTTTAATGTTATAAGCCGCCCCTGCCATGAGCATGCACTTATTCGCACCATCAATACCCCTAACATTAACTTTGCGCAAGCCCGCATAGTGTTTTAGGGTTCCAAAATCGGATTCTACCGTGCTTTGCCGTTTGGCTTTCATATAACCTCCCTGTAGACTATTTACCCGGGCGATGTTGCGATTGGGTCTGGCAATAGGTGATTTATATACACTAATATAACATGAAAAGCCTCTTCCGTATTGTAAAAAAACAAATCGTATATTGGGGTTGTGCAACAGGCACACCGTGTATAATTTATTGCTAGTTCTAGCCTACTTCTGAAAATCCTAACGGATTTTCAGTTTGGTTTTTATTTGCTAAATTGGGTGCTAACCCAAGCACACACCTACACCCGATATATGGTAGGTAATTTGAGAAACCATGAGAATACGAAAAGAAATTAAAGACAATAATGAACTTTACTTGTACTTCAATGAAAAATTGATTTACAAAAGATGGCTGAATTATGGATACTCTAAAGTATTTGATAAGATGGCTTATGGAAAAGACACTTTTGTTAGTATTATCGAAGATGAAAAAGGAAAAATAAGACACCGAAGAAAGATTTTTATAAACGGAGAATTTTGTGAAACTAAAGAGGATTTTTGGGATAAATACGTTGCTGAAATTCACTCTGAGTCTGCGAAACTTTTTGGAAAAAACCTTGATGCATTCAACGATGCGATAACAGCAGAAGGACCTGGATTTCCTGGAGATTGTATAGTTGAAATTATAGGAACTAAAAAACTTGAAAAGATTTTTGGAAAAGAAGATTTTAATTTTATTATCAGCCTTATGAGAGATGCGAGGTTTGTTGATCTAATAATTGAAAAAGAACACGTTGAATAAAAAACAAAAAATGAATACTCAATGTCCAACTGCACCACCTAACAAAAAAGAATATATCACAGATATTGGAAAACTATTGGTCGCTGAACACGGAAAGAAAAAATACTATAAGCCTGAAGAAGTCAAAAAAGCATCAAAAAAATCTAAACACTATAATTCTAGCGGAATAGATTGGTATTGCTGGGCTATGTGCACTTTCTGTTCTCATTCTGACTTTGACGCTTATCACGAAATGAATGGAGAAGTTTGTAACTATGTTGAAATGAAAACCGAAATGTTAAGTGGACTTGCTACAAGTGCTTCTGCTGACTGGTTGACAATTCCAGATTTGGACATTGACGCTTCGTGGTTAGATTTTGGAGATATTTTTGGTGGACTATTAGAAGGAATTGGAGATTTTATTGGAGGAATATTTGAAGGATTATAAAAAAATAACTCCAAAAATAATGTTTAAATTTATTTCTAAATATAAAGGTAATTATGCATTTGGTCACCCTTATTTTCCTTCGGAAAATCTTCGTACACAAGAAGAGTAACGAAAAATCCTGTCAATCTATACAGCTAAATAACATTAGCTGTACCTTTATACTATAAAACACCAAATATGGTATACAAATTAACAGTTTAAAATTTCCAGAAGCTTCGAGATTAACCTGTAGTCATATTTTGGGGCTTGACATTTAACCTAAAAAACGTGAAAAAAATATTGATCTTGATTTTACTCTCATTTTTCGATTGCAAAAACGAACCAATTTGTACCGTGAGTGAAAATAATGCTGGAAAAGAAATCTATGATTTAGACGAAGCAACTTGTTTCATTGCATTAAAGCTGAATAAGAAAAAGTCTGACTTAAAATTGATTCAAAGTGCTTTAATTGCAGAAGAAAACTATATGAATAAAATCGGACTGATTTCTGAAAATTCGAATACTGAAAACGAATCGGAATCTAATTTAGAATTGGATGTTAATAAAATGGTTGAATACGCTCTTGATGAGGAAAAAGTTGACCTGACTAAAGAAGAGTTAATCGAAATCTATGATACCGAAATTGAGTATTTCATATTCATCGGAATTGTGGAAGAATAAAAACTATACACAATAATAAACTATAATTTATGACGGTTGAATGATACTCGCGCACCATTGTATACAAGTAGAGCAAATGAATATGGATTATAAATTAACATCAAAAGACAAACTAACAGAACTTGCAAAAAGCAATGGTATTGAAACGTGGAATGAACTAACTGAATTCATAAAAAATTTACCATACGGAAGAAATAAGAATAGGACTGATTTTAGACTCGTCTTGTCAGAGAAAAAAGGAACTTGTAGCTCAAAACACGCTCTTTTAAAAAGCATTGCAGACTTGAATAACGTGCCGAATATTGACTTAGTCATCGGAATTTATCGAATGACCGAGTTAAACACACCGAAAATCGGAAACGAATTGACCAAAAACTCAATTGAATTTATTCCAGAAGCTCATTGCTATTTAAAAATAAATGGCAAGCGAACTGATTTGACAAGTGGACAATCTGAATTTATGAAAATTGAGAAAGATATAATTAAAGAAAAACTAATCGAACCAAACCAAGTTGCGGAATTTAAAGTTGATTATCACAAAAATTTTATAAAACTTTGGTTAAACGAAACCAAATCGAAATTTGAATTTGAGCAGATTTGGCAAATAAGAGAAAAATGTATAGCAAATTTAACTGAATAAAACCTACATACAACACTGTATTCTATGAAAAGTGGTTGATACGAAAGAGACAAACTAAAACATGCCCAAATAGTAGCCACCCAACAGCGATATACAAATCGTTTATGACAAAAAACTACTTTTATTACTTAACGTGAAAATCGCTCGTTTGTTGAAAAAAATAAAATCGTATATTGGAGTTGTGCAACAGGCACAATGACTATAAACAATTGCTTATTCTCGCCTACTTCTGAAAATCCTAACAAATTTTCAGTTTGGTGTGTACTTACAGAATTAGGTGCTACAACACGCAACTAGTCATAGCCGAGACGTTAGCGGCCAGCAAACAAGATCTAAAAATAGTATCTGATTTATGAAAGAAATTGATAAAATAACGTGAGTTCGGGATAAAAAAGTTTTTTAATTACACGAAAAAAAGCGAAAAATTTAGTAAATTAAAGTACTGATTTTTAATTGTATAACTAAATTTTCCACTATGATTTCTGATTTTAAAATTACTGAATTTTTCTGTTTAATTGATGATTTTTGTGCCGAAATTAATCAAGTTATTGATAAAAATGCTTTAGAAACCTGTTCAAAGATAGTTAGACGAAGAAAGCCTAAACTCACCCAAAGTGAAATAATCACAATTATGGTGCTTTTCCATTTTAGTGGTTTTAGGTGTTTTAAACACTTTTATATCGAATATGTTAGCAAACACTTGTCAAAAGAATTTCCAGATTTAGTTTCCTATAACCGATTTGTTGAATTGAAAAAGCGTTGTTCAGTGCCTATGATACTGTTTCTTCAAATGCACTGTTTAGGTCAATGTACAGGGATCTCCTTTTTAGATTCTACCACTATTAAAGTATGTCATTATAAAAGAGAAAAGCAGAACAAAGTTTTTAAAAACACCGCAAAAAAAGGGAAAGGAACCATGGGGTGGTTCTTTGGTTTTAAACTTCATATTATTATCAATGAAAAGGGCGATATCGTTGACTTTTTAATTACGCAAGGTAATATAGATGACAGGCAACCACTTAAAGATAAAGCCTTTCATAATCGTGTGTTCGGAAAAATATTTGCCGACAGAGGGTATGTAGGTAAAGAACTGTTTGAACAGCTTTTTGTAGATGGAATACATTTGGTTACAAAAATTAGAAAGAATATGAAAAATACTCTTATGCATATCTATGATAAAATTATGCTTAGAAAAAGGGCTGTTATTTAAAGTGTGAATGATATTTTGAAAAACGTATGTCAAATAGAGCACACAAGACACAGAAGCTTCGATAATTTTATCTTAAATTTAGTCGCAGGGTTAATCGCTTATTCGTTTTATCCAACTAAACCTAATATCAATATCGATAACTTACAAAGAATAGGATAAACTATCCCGAACTCACGTTAAAATAATAATTCGAGAATTAAAATCAAACGAAATATCAGTTCTTGAAGATATGCTTTATGAAGCAATTTATCAACCAGATGAAACAAATTCCATTTCAAGAGATGTAATTAGGCTTCCAGAAATTAGCCTATATATTGACAATTTTGGGCAAAAAGAGAATGATTATTGTTTGGTTGCGGATTTGAATAATAAAATAATTGGAGCCGCTTGGACTAGGGTATTAGCAGGCAAAATTAAAGGGTTCGGAAATGTTGATGATAAAACGCCTGAATTTGCGATTTCGTTGTACAAAGAATATAGGAATCAAGGAATAGGAACATTACTAATGAAAAATATGATTTCAGATTTGAGGGAAAAAGGATACAAACAAACGTCTTTGAGTGTTCAAAAAAACAATTATGCATTTAGAGTGTATCAGAAACTTGGCTTTGAAACAATCAGCGAGAATAATGAAGATTACCTGATGTTGTTAAACCTAAGATAGACAAGCCGAATATTAACTATAAAAATTCAAAAACCGGCATAATATGAATATCAACAAACAGGAAATAGTAGAAAGTATTTGTTATACAGAGCTTGTTTACGAGAGAATAAATAAAAAATTGAATATCAAATTTTCAAAAAAGGAAATAGAAAATTATATACTTAGCATTTTAAAAGAGACAGATGTATTTTTTTTTGCAAAAATCGGTAAAAACTATTATGTAACAAATACAGAAAACAATATTAGAATAACTATAAACTCCAATACATTCAGGATTATTACAGTAGATAGAATTAAATAAAAAACAATACCCGCCGCTAACATTGGTAGCTGATGCAGAACCCCAAATTTCAAAAAATGGAATTCATTTTAAAGCTATATAAAGGCTTTATTTTGAACTAAACCAAAATTTTAACTCCTGATTTTGTTCTTTTAACGTGAATTCGGGATATCATTATGTTGATTTTAAGATTTTTATCTCTAAATCCTATTTAAAAATGTCATTCCGACCAGAGGGAGGAATCTCATGCAGACAAGTAAATCATGTTATTGAGATGTATAATTACTCATACTTCATTCTATCGACATGACAATATTTTGATTTTTAGCAAATTAAATTTGATGTTGTATCCCGAACTCACGTTAATTTAAAGAAAAATATAGATGGGAAAAGAATACAGTAAATAATCAACTTACTTTTTCCAACCCCAACTGTCTTCCTTTTTCTAACATAAACTGATAAGAAGCATCGTGTTCATTGGGTATTTTACCGTCTAGAATGGCTTCTTTAATAGCTTCTTTAATCTGACCTATTTCTCTACACGGCTGTAAATTAAACGTTTTCATAATTTCCTCACCAGTTATTGGTGGTTGAAAATTACGTACTCTATCGCGTTCTTCTACTTCTTTAATCTTCTCGCGAACGATTTCAAAGTTTTTGTGATAGCGCTTAAATTTCTTTGTGTTTTTGGTTGTGATATCTGCTTCACACAAGGTCATGAGTGATTCTACATCGTCACCAGCATCAAAAATCAAGCGTCTTACCGCAGAGTCAGTTACCTCACTTGCTAGAACAATCGGGCGAGAACTCAATAGTACCATTTTTTGAACAAATTTCACCTTATTATTCAGTGGCATTTTTAAGCGCTTAAACAACTTATACACCATTTTAGAGCCTACGAATTCGTGTGCATGAAACGTCCACCCTATTTTTTTATGATAACGTTTCGTCGGTGCCTTGCCTATATCATGTAATAATGCTGCCCAGCGAAGCCAAACATCGTTCGTATTTTGAGCAATATTATCAACCACTTCTAACGTATGGTAAAAATTGTCTTTATGTCGTTGCCCTTCTACCTCTTCAACACCTTTTAAAGCTGTTAATTCAGGAATGATTCGTTTTAACAAGCCTGTTTTTTCAAGTAATAAGAATCCAATTGATGGAACTGGAGCTGCTAAAATTTTATGCAATTCAACCACAATACGCTCACGAGTAATAATATCGATTCTCGAAGCGTTCTTAGTAATTGCATGCAACGATTCTTTTTCTATTTCAAAATTCAATTGGGTAGCAAATCGGATGGCACGCATCATACGTAACGGATCGTCTGAATAGGTAATATCAGGGTCTAATGGTGTTCGAATAATTTTCGCTTCTAAGTCTGTAATTCCTCCAAAAGGATCTAATAACAACCCAAAATCATCTTCATTTAAACTCAATGCTAGTGCATTAATCGTAAAATCTCTACGATTTTGGTCGTCTTGCAAAGTTCCTTCAGAAACTTTGGGATTTCTACTTTCTTCAGAATACGATTCTTTACGCGCCCCAACAAACTCAATTTCAATATCTTGAAAACGCAACATTGCTGTTCCGTAAGTTTTAAACACCTGAACTTTTGGCTTATTGGGCAGTAACTCAGCAACTTTTGTTGCCAACGCAATACCACTGCCTACAGCGACTACATCTATATCTTTAGCGGTACCACGCTGTAACATGAAATCACGTACAAACCCACCAATTACATAGCTTTTTAGTTGTAACTCTTTTGCTGCTTGGGATATATATTGAAATATTTCTGCGGAAATTGCTTCCTTAAAATATTGTTCTTGCATACCATTATTCTCTTATCACTATAATAGCGTCATCTTCTATTTTTAATATGGTTGAAGACTTTTCTGCTACTTTCTCTTGATGCAAATTTACCACATAATCTACATTCTTTAAAATTGCTTCACTTATTTCTGAAAATGATTTGGGTGTGGATTCTCCACTTACATTGGCTGAAGTAGAAACTATAGGTTTTCCAAACTCTTCAATTAGCTGAATACAAAAATCATCTTGTGGAATTCGTATCGCAATCGTATTGTCAGTTGCTATCGTGTTAGCGGCTAAATTATTCGGATTGCTATAAATAATAGTCGTGGGTTTTTCAGCGTTTTTCAGAAGTTCTAAAGCTTTTTCGGGTATATTTTCAACATGCTCTTGTAACATTTCAATAGACGCCACCAGAATAATCAAACTCTTAGATTCTTCTCTATTCTTTAATTCATATATTTTTTTTACAGCTTCTTCATTCGTAGCATCACAACCCAATCCCCACACTGTGTCGGTTGGGTAAAGAATTGTGTTACCTTGCTTGATATGTTTTACAATTTCTTTATAGTTCATCAGCAAAATTTGAATTAAGTCTTTTATCTATCCATTCTAAAATATACTTTTGTTTCTCCTTTTCTGCTGTTTCTAAACTTTGAAAGCACATAAAGAGCTTACTCTTATCAATTGAAAAAATTAATAACTTTAACCATATTAATACCTTTTTATAAGATTGAAAATAACTTAACTTAAAATCCCTATCCAAAACGTAATCATTATTCTTTATTTGAATATGGTTAGACAACGAAGATATTATGAACTGTGTGTTATCTCTAAATCTATATTTAATGTTATTTCCTAAAAAACTTGGATTCTCCAAAAAGTAGTTCTCAAGTCCAGATTTCTTTATAGATACTGGTGTATGATCTCTTCTTATGTATTTTTTAAATCCTAACAATTTGGCACTCTTTTGTTGTGCCAATTTATATCCTGTTTTCTTTGGATCGTTCTTCTTAAAGATTCCTTTTACTTTTTGAAACAAGTTTCTAAAAAATTTGTCTTCATAATAAGAATCCCATCTTCCTCTAATAACTGGTTTATTATCTATGAAAAAATCTTCCTCTTTTGTCTCTCTCATTAAAAAAGTATCATCATTAAAAACAACAAAATTATTTGAAAGGTTGGGTATTCTAAATAACATTGAAATTATAGAACATGAGTTAAAGGTTGGAAGAAAATCTTCATAACCTCTAAAAATAACTGTATGATCCACCAACTCTAAATTCACTTCTTTACTCAAAGCCTTTTCTTTAAGTTCAAGGAAATTACGTGGTTGCTGATTATCAGTAACCACGTAAATATTTTTTATATATACCGCAAACTTAAGTATTGATAAAATAGTTATTTCTATTTCGTTAATGGAATTATAACGAGTAGACTCCTTTTTATTACTCCAATCAATTTTTTTCTCTAAATACTGATTAATCTTCTTTCTCCATAGTTCATCAGAACTATCAACCCAAGTAATTACGGCATCTATTTGCATAAAAGTAGTATTTAAACAGCTACATCATACTCTCTAAGAGCATCGTTTAACGAAGTTTTTTTATTCGTACTTTCCTTACGTTTTCCTATAATTAAGGCACAAGGAACTTGGTACTCACCTGCAGCAAATTTCTTAGTATAACTTCCAGGAATTACTACCGAACGTGCAGGAACAACTCCTTTCATTTCAACTGGCTCCTCCCCTGTTACGTCAATAATTTTAGTACTCATCGTTAATACCACATTCGCTCCTAAAACAGCTTCCTTCTCTACTCTAACTCCCTCTACAACAATACAACGAGAACCTATAAAAGCTCCGTCTTCAATAATTACCGGGGCAGCTTGTAAAGGCTCTAGAACGCCACCGATTCCTACTCCTCCAGACAAGTGTACATTCTTACCAATTTGAGCACAAGAACCCACAGTTGCCCACGTATCTACCATCGTACCCTCATCAACATACGCACCAATATTTACATAACTAGGCATTAAAATAGTGCCTGCCGAAATATAGGCTCCATGACGTGCTACCGCATTGGGCACTACACGTATTCCTTTTGCTTCATAGCCTCGCTTTAATGGAATTTTATCATGATATTCAAAAATGCCTGCTTCTAGAGTTTCCATTTTTTGAATCGGAAAATACAATACTACGGCCTTTTTTACCCACTCATTTACCTGCCATCCGTTCTTTGTTGGTTCGGCAACACGTAAATCTCCGGTGTCTAATAAAGCAACCACTTTTCTAATGGCATTAATCGTAGTTTCTTCTTTTAACAACTCGCGGTTATCCCACGCTTTTTCTATAATTGATTGTAATTCTGTCATATTAAAAATATTTTTCAGCAAAAATAAAATTGCTTCAAAGAATATACTGCGAAGATACATTTTTTAAACAGATATTTCTTCCTTGTTTAATTTAGCTACCTTTGCCAAAAACTTTTTTAATGGGCAGAATAGTAGCCATAGATTTTGGAAAAAAGAGAACAGGAATTGCAGTAACTGATGAGTTACAAATCATTGCTTCAGGATTGACAACAGTTGATACTTCTGAGTTATTGACTTTTTTAAAAGAATACACACAAAAAGAAAATGTTGACCTCTTTTTAGTGGGAAAACCAAAGCAAATGGACAATTCAGATAGCGAAAGTGAAGTGCTTATTCTTCCTTTTTTGCAAAAACTCGAAAAAACCATTCCTGCTATTCCCATAAAGCGTGTCGATGAGCGATTTACCTCTAAAATGGCTTTTCAAACCATGATCGATAGTGGTTTAAAGAAAAAACAACGTCGAAACAAAGCATTGGTCGATGAAATTAGTGCAACGATTATTCTACAATCTTATTTATATTCTCAAGACTAATTTTGCACAAAATTGTAATTCAAAATTCGTAATTCGTCATTCTATATTGTATTTTTGCACTTTTTAAAAATAAAAATTAGATGATTTTACCCATTGTAGCATACGGAGATCCTGTATTACGTAAAGTAGGAAAAGAAATCGACAAAGATTATCCGCAGTTAGAAAAACTAATTGCCGATATGAGAGAAACCATGTACAATGCTAACGGACTTGGTTTGGCAGCTCCACAAATAGGAAAAGACATTCGTTTGTTTGTGATTGATGCTTCTCCTTTTGCTGAAGATGAAGATTTAAGTGAAGCGGAAAAAGAAGCTTTCAAAAACTTTAATCGTGTTTTTATCAACGCTAAAATCATTAAGGAAGAAGGTGATGAATGGGCTTTTAATGAAGGTTGTTTAAGTATTCCTACCGTTAATGAAGATGTTTTTCGTCAAGAAAAAGTGACTATTGAATACCAAGATGAAAACTTTGAAAAGCACACAGAGACTTTAAGCGGATTGCCTGCTCGTATTTTTCAGCATGAATACGACCA
It includes:
- a CDS encoding transposase, which encodes MCLLHNPNIRFVFLQYGRGFSCYISVYKSPIARPNRNIARVNSLQGGYMKAKRQSTVESDFGTLKHYAGLRKVNVRGIDGANKCMLMAGAAYNIKKLLKFLGKPTKTEAKAVAFVFWLKNVRYHLINLVLSSEKKQNKELNFGFVLNKALT
- a CDS encoding barstar family protein, coding for MRIRKEIKDNNELYLYFNEKLIYKRWLNYGYSKVFDKMAYGKDTFVSIIEDEKGKIRHRRKIFINGEFCETKEDFWDKYVAEIHSESAKLFGKNLDAFNDAITAEGPGFPGDCIVEIIGTKKLEKIFGKEDFNFIISLMRDARFVDLIIEKEHVE
- a CDS encoding GNAT family N-acetyltransferase; translated protein: MLYEAIYQPDETNSISRDVIRLPEISLYIDNFGQKENDYCLVADLNNKIIGAAWTRVLAGKIKGFGNVDDKTPEFAISLYKEYRNQGIGTLLMKNMISDLREKGYKQTSLSVQKNNYAFRVYQKLGFETISENNEDYLMLLNLR
- a CDS encoding DUF3781 domain-containing protein, whose product is MNINKQEIVESICYTELVYERINKKLNIKFSKKEIENYILSILKETDVFFFAKIGKNYYVTNTENNIRITINSNTFRIITVDRIK
- a CDS encoding CCA tRNA nucleotidyltransferase, translated to MQEQYFKEAISAEIFQYISQAAKELQLKSYVIGGFVRDFMLQRGTAKDIDVVAVGSGIALATKVAELLPNKPKVQVFKTYGTAMLRFQDIEIEFVGARKESYSEESRNPKVSEGTLQDDQNRRDFTINALALSLNEDDFGLLLDPFGGITDLEAKIIRTPLDPDITYSDDPLRMMRAIRFATQLNFEIEKESLHAITKNASRIDIITRERIVVELHKILAAPVPSIGFLLLEKTGLLKRIIPELTALKGVEEVEGQRHKDNFYHTLEVVDNIAQNTNDVWLRWAALLHDIGKAPTKRYHKKIGWTFHAHEFVGSKMVYKLFKRLKMPLNNKVKFVQKMVLLSSRPIVLASEVTDSAVRRLIFDAGDDVESLMTLCEADITTKNTKKFKRYHKNFEIVREKIKEVEERDRVRNFQPPITGEEIMKTFNLQPCREIGQIKEAIKEAILDGKIPNEHDASYQFMLEKGRQLGLEKVS
- a CDS encoding L-threonylcarbamoyladenylate synthase; translated protein: MNYKEIVKHIKQGNTILYPTDTVWGLGCDATNEEAVKKIYELKNREESKSLIILVASIEMLQEHVENIPEKALELLKNAEKPTTIIYSNPNNLAANTIATDNTIAIRIPQDDFCIQLIEEFGKPIVSTSANVSGESTPKSFSEISEAILKNVDYVVNLHQEKVAEKSSTILKIEDDAIIVIRE
- a CDS encoding Stealth CR1 domain-containing protein, producing the protein MQIDAVITWVDSSDELWRKKINQYLEKKIDWSNKKESTRYNSINEIEITILSILKFAVYIKNIYVVTDNQQPRNFLELKEKALSKEVNLELVDHTVIFRGYEDFLPTFNSCSIISMLFRIPNLSNNFVVFNDDTFLMRETKEEDFFIDNKPVIRGRWDSYYEDKFFRNLFQKVKGIFKKNDPKKTGYKLAQQKSAKLLGFKKYIRRDHTPVSIKKSGLENYFLENPSFLGNNIKYRFRDNTQFIISSLSNHIQIKNNDYVLDRDFKLSYFQSYKKVLIWLKLLIFSIDKSKLFMCFQSLETAEKEKQKYILEWIDKRLNSNFADEL
- a CDS encoding 2,3,4,5-tetrahydropyridine-2,6-dicarboxylate N-succinyltransferase, coding for MTELQSIIEKAWDNRELLKEETTINAIRKVVALLDTGDLRVAEPTKNGWQVNEWVKKAVVLYFPIQKMETLEAGIFEYHDKIPLKRGYEAKGIRVVPNAVARHGAYISAGTILMPSYVNIGAYVDEGTMVDTWATVGSCAQIGKNVHLSGGVGIGGVLEPLQAAPVIIEDGAFIGSRCIVVEGVRVEKEAVLGANVVLTMSTKIIDVTGEEPVEMKGVVPARSVVIPGSYTKKFAAGEYQVPCALIIGKRKESTNKKTSLNDALREYDVAV
- the ruvX gene encoding Holliday junction resolvase RuvX; the protein is MGRIVAIDFGKKRTGIAVTDELQIIASGLTTVDTSELLTFLKEYTQKENVDLFLVGKPKQMDNSDSESEVLILPFLQKLEKTIPAIPIKRVDERFTSKMAFQTMIDSGLKKKQRRNKALVDEISATIILQSYLYSQD
- the def gene encoding peptide deformylase, whose amino-acid sequence is MILPIVAYGDPVLRKVGKEIDKDYPQLEKLIADMRETMYNANGLGLAAPQIGKDIRLFVIDASPFAEDEDLSEAEKEAFKNFNRVFINAKIIKEEGDEWAFNEGCLSIPTVNEDVFRQEKVTIEYQDENFEKHTETLSGLPARIFQHEYDHIEGILFTDKLSSLKKRLIKKKLENISKGKVNAGYRMRFPNAKK